Genomic DNA from Manihot esculenta cultivar AM560-2 chromosome 15, M.esculenta_v8, whole genome shotgun sequence:
CTTCAAGTGACCTTTGTCTTTAAAAAAGCCTGTTTCTTTGGATTGCGGCAGTGCAATCTCACTATCTAACATTATAACCACAGATGCCATGCTTGGCCCGTCCTAAGCATGGTGTTGCACACATGCAAGAGGCTAATATGGATACATCGCTTTACTTCTAATAGATGACAGGCCTCTCTTAAAAGTGGATCAACCACTACCATGAACTTGCTTATTTCCACAATTCTAAGCCTGGAAGGCAACCAAATGCCAAAAGCTTTTTGTTAAATGCTACGTAGAAAGCACCCAGCAAAAGGTCCAGCTCAGAACACTTGCAAAATCCGGCAAAGGTCAAGACTATGGTTTGGAtgaaaaaacttttctttccactcTAAGtgtttatctttttaatttcgAAACTGTGTTGAAATTCATTGGTTGCATGTGATAGTGTGACAAGGTCAAATAGTGGGAGCTCCATGTCCTCCTCTGAACTTTCAGAGTTATcaatttcttctttcttctgttTGGTCTAAAATAAAGAGATGTGACTTGCTTTAATTTACATAGACAATAGAATAGTTATACAGAATTGAACTCGTTTGGTTatctaaaatattcaaaaaccaTAATTCCAACATGATATTAGAATTTAAACGGCTTTGTGGGCTTCTTGCATCATGACTATACAATACATGCATGATACATTGAATGGTTCCTCCAGTCTACTCTATACAGACTACAAAGGCAATCAACGAAAAATAAAGCCcagtaattaaaaattaatctagACTATTTTCTGGAAAGCCCATTAGCTAAATATGCAAAGCTCCATAGTCAAGTTTGTCTCTCCCGTCCCGAGGtccatttaaattatttcttaatattattttattaacataattaacaatattgtttatgaaaaataatttatattttgaaaaaatatttttgatttttatagaatatattttttatttattaattgtaatattaaaaaataaagaatattgataaatgtatatataataatattaataatattttcaaaagtTTAGAAACTAATTTAATCTTTCTTTAACATTAGGCTTATTGGTAAAAAAAACTCTTCagttttcatatttataattctaaatttttaattttaaattacaaaatttaacttttaaatttattataattataataactttttaaattaattttaattatatttaaattagctCACATAACACATCTATTAtgtgttattatttttatcatataagtaacttgattaaattaaattaaattttaattaaaatcttaaactcttaattacttaaaatactcaattagattattattttaagtatagaaaaattaaatattttaattatataatttaaaaattttatataattaagagttttaaaattttaattaaaattgaattttaattaattaaattacttatatgataaaataaaagatattacATATAATATCATATCATATAATATAGTATATtgtgtaaattaatttaaatttaattaaaattaatttaaaaagttgttacaattataataaatttaaaaattaaaacttttccatttaaaattaaaatgttagaTTATAAAAATctacaaaattattattatttttagtcaatagcctttaatattaatttattttaccgGCTCTTTAGACATtagcaaatattaaaattattattttcttgagTCAATAGCCCTTAGtattagtttattttaaatattaaaaaaaatatattaacaaatgtACCCTTAAaaggtcttttttttttctttccctcAATTACAACTTTAACAATAATATTGAAGATTCCTTGCAGTCTTCGCTTTTTCCTCCTTATTACACTCCTATTTTCACCTCTTCTAATTTGACAAATTGCTTGAAAATGTCTTAGACGTGGAGATTTTGAAAAGAATGCAAGCTTTTAGATATGCTTGGTTCATTCCTAAGCGTGTCTTGCAGCAACAACAATATAAGAATAGGCGAAGCATGGCATCAGGAAGCTTCGATGCTCCGTAGCGAAAATATTACATCTCCTCAACCTAGACACCCTAGCTCCGTGAAGGACAAAAACAAAAGGtctgattttaaaaatactgtTAAGCAATAATTGATCAAGTGGGCTCATAATGATTATTGTTGGCAGTGATTATTTCATGTTAATATTTAGCAATATAATCTTCATTTCTAACACAATCCCTGAATTTTTGCAGGGCCTGATCTATTTGTGGATGGGAAAGATCCCTTCTTCTGCCTCAATAAAACCCTACAAATAACTATTTTCCTTAATTTAATGAAATggaaatttttattgaaattatcaGTAAAGAACTCGAGCTTCTGTCCGTCTCAGTTGGAGGCTTGACAAGTTCAAACCTACTTCCTCTGATTCTGCTTTGAATTTTGACTAAAACCCCCTCAACTGAAACTACATTTACATCTACTCCATGGGATTGGACTTGCTGGATTAGAACTTCACAAGCCAcaagcataacattaattaataactaaattCCTCGTAAATGAACAGATCATACAACTCAACAAAGAAATTTAGAAAGAAAGAATAAACAGAATTGAACCGTAAATTTGTCATCTTTATATATAGTTTTTACATTCTAATAGCATTagcaatgaaaaagaattgcaaagaaaaaaaaattataaatgggaAATCTAAGCCCAAGAATGATTAATATTCAATAAGAAAAATCCTTCAACTCCTGCATAAGAGCCTCCTCGACCAAAAACTGGGACTCTTCCATCAACTCAGGGCTCAGTCTGAACATAAGAACGCAGAACTCCATCTGACTCAGTGCACCATCACCATCATAATCACCTTCCTTTAACATACACCTCAAATCATCATCACTCAAATCTTGCAGTCCCAATACAGCAGAATTTCTTTTAAGACTCTCGAAAGTGATGACACCCCTTTCACTATCCATCAAAAGATTGAACCCATTGCAGAGCTCCCCGATTAGGCCATCGCCGCCAAGCTTCTGGGCCATAAGAGGAAGGTAGTCATGGAAGCTGGGTGACTGGTTCTGGTTTTGTGAGGACGCCATCTGTGTAGTTGGAGACGATATGAAAATCGACAAAGAAATACCTACAATTGGAGAATCTGCTATGTGGGTTTTGCGGAGGGTGAGAGAAATGAATTGATGGGGGGTTTATAAATAGGGGTTAGATGGGGTTTCCGAGACAGAGGCCATGGAAGACAACTAGGATACAGGTAAGGAAGGAAAGTGGAGACCATTTTCTTGGAGGGATAGATGGGTTTCTAGGAAGGTAGTCAGGGGTAGAATGGTAATAGTGAGTGAAGGTCCGAAGGAAGCAGGTGGATATTCTCAGGAGGCTTTAGGAAGGTATTAGGGGATAAAGTGGTCATTTCAATGAAAAAGGTCAATGTATGGTACGCTTTTAGAATGTCTTTGTGGGATAAAAGGGTAATTTAAAAGGAAACAATGACCTGGGTTTCGGGGTACCTGCAATGGGGAAGGAGGGGCAGAATTATCAAAATTGTTGGAAAAATTATGCAATGAACGTTGTACAGGTCAATAAAAGTatgaaggtttttttttttttttgctgtttACTAAGGATGCAAAGAAATGGCGTAACTGGAAAATCACAGTACTTTGAATCTAAATTCGATTAATATTTCAATCCgctctaaattttttattaaattttattttaaaatatctgaaatcatatcaaatttaattattattataaaatatataattttttatattaattatttatataaatacattcctataattattactttataaataaaatttaaattcaaactcattataaatattaatattcaaaTCTAATTCAATCTTATAATAATCAAATTCATTACATAATAACTTAATTAGATCGAATACTAAAAATACTCAAACATGTTGGCTATTTTTACTATAACCATTCAAAAAGAAACTCTTCTATTAAGGATGTATAAGTTTCTtatgcaaaataaaaattaaattttcgaaTGTTGTTATCTTGAGAGCAAATCATGAATttgtacaatttttttttttgtaattatacATGGGAAATAGAAAAATACCCAAGGTAAATAATGGAATAaatcattattaatttattatgacaAGGTaaagatatatatttttcaattaatttaaaattcaatatctgaatattttaaaatttatacaaataaaaatattttaagacaATAACATTTTGTACATATTTGGCATTTATAATTCACATATAACATTTTGTCcatatttttaaaacaatactattttaaaatattttaaccatTTATCACATTTCCGTTTTGCatttataattcaattcaataatGGAGAGCacatataaaaagaaataaaaaaagtttaaagaaAAACAATGGAGAGCAAGTTTGCATATACAAAACGTGCTCCTTATAACTCATCCTTAGTAACTAAACTAAACGctaataagtaaaaaaaattataaaagaacgATTTCATATTAtggtaaattaattataaaataataagaaaaaaatgtgGTTTTAAATTATTGCCGCCTTGGTCATTCCGGGTGGACAATAGACAGCAGACCAAGTATTCGAAGAAGTTGATTTATTTTGGGTCAAATCTGTCCTTCTCACCAATCCCATTAGCAAAATGCATTAAGGCAATACGCGAAGGATTTATTTCTATGCAAAGCAAACTGCAGCCCATAGGCAAAATCATCATGTCTTCAGATAAATTATTAAGAATGAAGACATGCATATTGCCAAACTTCAGCATAGGAATGTTGTGAAGCTCCTACTCCTAGGATTCTGAATCCAGCCTGATGAAAACACGTTGATCTACGAGTTTATGCCTAACAAAACCATAGGAACTCCAAATCATGAGAGCTGGTCTGATTAAATGCATTAAGGCAATTTTTGGTGGGAAGATCAATGGGCAACAATTTTATAAAGAGGATTAATTTTCTTAATAGTTGAATTCCGTTCacataaatttgaaatttcgaCCAGGGTTTTTCGCAGAAGGGATCTTGTCTAAAGTGAATTTCACAAGAACATGCAAGCTCCTCTTCTGCAAAATGGGCTGACAATTGCTCTACTAGATGCACGATAAACACATATTatgttcaatatttattataCCATGTAGATTTAcatgtaaaaaaaaaagccaatgaACTACTATGACGTTTCCAAGTCATTGGCCCAGATTAGTCTGGGCATTATCAACTGAAGCAGGCCCAACTGGTTTGGATTCATTATTTTCTGTGATTTCAGTGTCACCTGACtcatctccaaacatgctcgAAGATTTCCTCTCTCAGAGTTGGGTCCTTGAGCTTTGTTTTCAGCATCTAGGAGATTTTTTTGGGCCTTGCTTTTATCTAGCTTGGGCTTTCAcaattttgtttcttttttagttATATAGGCTTTCTGGTGTACTGGTTTTCTGTGCTGTACTTGTTCTAGGCCCAAACTTATTATGCAATAAATCTACATCTTCaacaaagggaaaaaaaagagCAGTTCAAATAATGCAaacacatttttttttatcgGAGTCTTCAATCCTATGATACAATATTCCAATAGTTGATTATCACgtcttaaaaaaattagtatgCATATAAAACTTTGATTTTATAGATTgaatatgttatttaaattcatCTATATAAATGATTAATTCAACATGTatgtaaattataaataatatttagataATGATAATTAGATTTGAAATAATTATGTAAtggaatttataaataaattaaaataattaaattaataatttaaatttaaaaaaatatatattttataagttatcatttctaaattttaaaaaaattgagcaGGTGGAGGAGAGCGGAGTGGAAACGCTGAAGTTGTCTAACATTAAAACTGGAATAAAAGACAAGACATAGAGTTACGTAAtgcaaagaaaaaaatttatcatactTTATGCAGTAGCATCTAGAAGAAAATAATAGGTTCTTctaccaaaagaaaaaaaaaaagaaaaaagaagacgaAGAAATTGACATGTTCACATTATCATAAATAATTGTGTGAAAATGATATATCTAGTTTGTGAATTGTGATATCACAAAATGAACGTTTTTGTAACCGTAGACTATGGTTTTGCAGAAGTTATATACACACAGACACATAAACCcaattattaataaaactttaaattactcaggatttgtttttttttttttttacaaattaaatatttaaatatttaataataattaatattaattatatgttataagattaaatatttaattttggtgGAAGGCTATTTTCTGGATTATACTCGAATCTAGCTCTAATAATTTAATCAGTTtgaattaaaatcgaatcaaattaaataaattaaaaattaaaaatttaatatttataaaatcaaatcgaatccactttagtttatttatttatttgaatttgattaattaaatttttattttttatattttatttttaatattttaaaatttaattaaagtattttaattttaattataatgtaatctctatattattaaaaataatatattattaattattaattagttcaatttaattttattaatgttttaataattaaaatcaagcagaattaaaatgattaaaatttttaaaaataaaaattaatcaaaaattaaatcaaatttataaattaatttaattcaatgatttttttatatttgaatggAATTCTAACCATCCTGCCCAAACCTTACTCACTTTGGGGTCTGCACTGTAGAGACTTGTGAGCTTTGCTTTTGGTCCGGGTTATGTGGTTTAAATGAGAGGGTTTGTTGGTGACCAAGTTTTGATAGGAGTTGCTTGTGGCGTCTTGTTTATTTCTGGCCATAGGCCTCACTTTGTTGATGAGATgtgcattaaaaaaaataaaaaatcaaaactaGCCAAATAACAAAGATAGTGATGTACTATGGTTATTCTCCGTTTTATATGGAAGAAATGGGCGCGGAAAACGCGAGATTTCATAACCG
This window encodes:
- the LOC110601183 gene encoding calcium-binding protein KRP1; amino-acid sequence: MASSQNQNQSPSFHDYLPLMAQKLGGDGLIGELCNGFNLLMDSERGVITFESLKRNSAVLGLQDLSDDDLRCMLKEGDYDGDGALSQMEFCVLMFRLSPELMEESQFLVEEALMQELKDFSY